TGGGATGATGTGGAGACTCTGGTGGATGTGTTTTATCCGAGGAGTTAGGTTTTTCGCGGAGGCGTGATGGAAAAACCGATTGTTGTATATGACGGCGAATGTCGTTTTTGTATCTGGAGTGTTCGCCGTATAAAAAAGAAAGACAAACGCAGTCAGTTTGATTATTTGCCCAGGCAGACGCAGGGGATAGAAACCCATTTTCCAAAGCTGGCGTCGTCGGATTTCAATACGGGTATGCGCCTGGTGGTGGGGAAAGAGGATATTTATGTGGGTGCGGATGCCGTGTATCAAATCTATCGCAGGTTGCCGCCTTTCCATTTGTTTGCCTGGTTGTACC
The window above is part of the Gemmatimonadota bacterium genome. Proteins encoded here:
- a CDS encoding DUF393 domain-containing protein, translating into MEKPIVVYDGECRFCIWSVRRIKKKDKRSQFDYLPRQTQGIETHFPKLASSDFNTGMRLVVGKEDIYVGADAVYQIYRRLPPFHLFAWLYRVPILNLVFRAGYALIARYRHLSGRVACDTGTCELSYGERAEAKEDQTA